Proteins from a genomic interval of Polaribacter sejongensis:
- a CDS encoding SusC/RagA family TonB-linked outer membrane protein yields the protein MKILNLLLRKAKAGSFLLLLFALLCQFSTNAQSIKVSGTVTSSEDQGPIPGVSVIVKGTQNGVSTDFDGLFSIKANVGDILEFSYIGMIQKNLKVKNATMSVVLDPSVESLEEIVVIGYGTVKKKEITGAVVQVKAEDLESIVSSDLGAALQGQVSGVNIVSSSEPGGTSEILIRGVTSLSGDNTPLYVVDGVIQDGDPGIPPSDVETINVLKDAASTAIYGVRGATGVILITTKQGKPGSLQVRVNASYAIQHRRAAVPLMNSVEQTYFDVVQSRNVNGSYDDQVSLQILQQPRSFLNETNLSDLIFTNNVPTQDYNINVSGGTEDITYNVSTGFFSQEGLQINSAYNRFNIRASTVYEKNKLRIQSSVSMNKDTRDIPQGNLLSQSIVYRPTQNGLNLDNLDELSQGGDDVNRLGWVIESLRTTNVYKTTRAAATLNLKYQATEHLSLSSNLGLTSINSIGKIYRPYQEIYNNQTPPVLQSQPEDSFVSNRTRFTTNTIADFGATYSRVFDEKHDVTLTAFINGEKNESEAFTATRNGATNDDVQVLNGATGTQFVSSGNDYEQTRIGLIGRLQYSYKGKYILSSSLRRDGSSKFPVDNRWGTFPSIALAWNVSDEPFWDKYKNAVNNFRLRLSQGTVGVDRIGDYLYSAGISQDINYATSNGSVSLGATQENFVNRVLKWEETTQQNIGFDFGFLRNRLTLSAEYYHSDKSNMLFPVFIPNSAGGGNNATVVLNVGDMVNSGLELALGFRGNIGNVRYRMNGTFSTNQNEVTKISGDTKFQLTTDSGLVGRAPQQSRVTALAVGREAAAFFLWRTDGILDTEVKLAEYQNNIDRNARMGDTKFIDQNNDGVLDESDRVYSGSGLPEYELGYTFNANYKNWDFSMNWYAALGQEIMNGFDAWAYGFGRHKDQIYQWSPQNQNSTVPTYRNDVTRHNNYLGYSDLWLEDGSYLRLRQVSMGYSFPKNTLDKMGLSRLRFYVRAQNPLTITKYSGYNPEVGGGIQARGLDKNTGPISSQYMLGVNINF from the coding sequence ATGAAAATTTTAAATTTATTATTGAGGAAAGCTAAAGCAGGTAGTTTCTTGCTTTTACTCTTCGCCTTGTTGTGTCAGTTTAGCACTAATGCACAATCAATTAAGGTATCTGGAACTGTAACTAGTTCAGAGGATCAGGGGCCAATTCCTGGTGTAAGTGTAATTGTTAAGGGAACTCAAAATGGGGTTTCAACAGATTTTGATGGACTTTTCTCTATCAAAGCTAATGTTGGAGATATTTTAGAGTTTAGTTACATTGGTATGATACAGAAAAATCTTAAGGTTAAAAATGCAACCATGAGTGTTGTTTTAGACCCTTCTGTAGAAAGCTTAGAAGAAATAGTAGTAATTGGTTATGGTACAGTAAAAAAGAAAGAAATTACTGGGGCAGTTGTTCAAGTAAAAGCAGAAGATCTAGAGAGTATTGTTAGTTCAGATTTAGGAGCTGCTTTACAAGGGCAAGTATCTGGGGTAAACATTGTTTCTTCTTCAGAACCAGGAGGAACATCAGAAATATTAATTAGAGGTGTTACTTCATTATCTGGAGACAATACACCTTTATATGTTGTTGATGGTGTAATACAAGATGGAGATCCAGGAATTCCACCTTCAGATGTAGAAACTATTAACGTATTAAAAGATGCTGCTTCTACTGCAATTTATGGGGTTCGTGGAGCTACTGGTGTAATTTTAATTACTACTAAACAAGGTAAACCAGGTTCTTTACAAGTTAGAGTTAATGCTAGTTATGCTATTCAGCATAGAAGAGCAGCTGTGCCTTTAATGAATTCTGTAGAACAAACTTATTTTGATGTTGTACAGAGTAGAAATGTAAACGGGAGTTATGATGACCAGGTTAGTTTACAGATTTTACAGCAGCCAAGATCCTTTTTAAATGAAACGAATTTAAGCGATTTAATCTTTACGAATAATGTACCAACACAAGACTATAATATAAATGTTTCTGGAGGTACAGAAGATATTACGTATAATGTTTCTACAGGATTTTTTAGTCAAGAAGGATTACAAATTAATTCAGCATATAACCGTTTTAATATTAGAGCAAGTACAGTTTACGAAAAAAATAAACTAAGAATTCAGTCTAGTGTTTCTATGAATAAAGATACTAGAGATATTCCTCAGGGAAATCTTTTATCACAATCTATTGTGTATAGACCAACTCAAAACGGACTTAATTTAGATAATTTAGATGAATTGTCTCAAGGTGGAGATGATGTAAATAGATTAGGTTGGGTTATTGAGAGTTTAAGAACAACCAATGTATATAAAACTACAAGAGCTGCAGCAACACTTAATTTAAAATATCAAGCTACAGAACATTTAAGCCTTTCTAGTAATTTAGGTTTAACATCTATAAATAGTATTGGTAAAATTTACAGACCTTATCAAGAGATTTATAATAACCAAACACCACCGGTTTTACAAAGTCAACCAGAAGATAGTTTTGTTTCTAACAGAACTCGATTTACAACGAATACGATAGCAGATTTTGGAGCTACTTATAGCAGAGTATTTGATGAAAAGCATGATGTAACACTTACAGCTTTTATAAATGGAGAAAAAAATGAAAGTGAAGCTTTTACAGCAACAAGAAATGGAGCCACTAATGATGATGTTCAGGTTTTAAATGGAGCAACTGGTACTCAGTTTGTTTCTTCTGGAAATGATTATGAGCAAACAAGAATAGGTTTAATAGGAAGACTTCAGTATAGTTATAAAGGAAAATATATTTTAAGTTCTAGTTTACGTAGAGATGGTTCTTCTAAATTTCCGGTAGATAATAGATGGGGAACTTTTCCTTCAATCGCATTAGCTTGGAATGTTTCTGATGAACCTTTCTGGGATAAATACAAAAATGCAGTTAATAACTTTAGACTTAGATTAAGTCAGGGTACTGTTGGTGTAGATAGAATTGGAGATTATTTATATTCTGCAGGTATTTCTCAAGATATTAATTACGCAACTTCTAACGGTTCTGTAAGTTTAGGAGCTACTCAAGAAAACTTTGTAAACAGAGTTTTAAAATGGGAAGAAACAACACAACAAAACATTGGTTTCGATTTTGGGTTCTTAAGAAACAGATTAACGCTTTCAGCGGAATATTATCACTCAGATAAATCGAACATGTTATTTCCAGTTTTTATTCCTAATTCAGCAGGTGGTGGTAACAATGCAACTGTAGTTTTAAATGTTGGAGATATGGTTAATTCTGGATTAGAATTAGCGTTAGGTTTTAGAGGGAATATTGGTAATGTTAGATATAGAATGAATGGTACATTCTCTACAAACCAGAATGAAGTTACAAAAATTAGTGGAGATACTAAATTTCAATTAACTACAGACAGTGGTTTAGTAGGTAGAGCACCACAACAATCTAGAGTTACTGCATTGGCAGTTGGTCGTGAGGCAGCAGCTTTTTTCTTATGGAGAACAGACGGAATTTTAGATACAGAAGTAAAACTTGCAGAATACCAAAACAATATTGATAGAAATGCAAGAATGGGAGATACGAAGTTTATAGATCAAAATAATGATGGTGTTTTAGATGAATCAGACAGGGTTTATAGTGGTAGTGGATTACCAGAATATGAATTAGGATATACTTTTAACGCAAACTATAAAAATTGGGATTTTTCAATGAACTGGTATGCTGCATTAGGGCAAGAGATAATGAATGGTTTTGATGCTTGGGCATATGGTTTTGGTAGACATAAAGATCAAATTTATCAATGGTCTCCACAAAATCAAAACTCTACAGTACCAACTTATAGAAACGATGTTACAAGACATAACAACTATTTAGGGTATAGTGATCTTTGGTTAGAAGATGGTTCTTATTTAAGATTAAGACAAGTTTCTATGGGATATAGTTTTCCTAAAAATACCTTAGACAAAATGGGACTTAGCAGATTGCGTTTTTATGTAAGAGCTCAAAACCCATTAACTATTACTAAATACTCTGGTTACAATCCAGAAGTAGGTGGGGGAATACAAGCAAGAGGTTTAGATAAAAATACTGGACCAATATCCTCACAATATATGTTAGGAGTAAACATTAATTTTTAA
- a CDS encoding RagB/SusD family nutrient uptake outer membrane protein, with product MKQLIFKYFIFIFTLGVLSSCDADEFLEQKNPNLISTDNYWRNLAETQTGLNAVYQTLHKPAILNKFEEMLRSDMGYPGYGRPNPNNTEDFYLHLYNGSSLAILNKWQDSYLGIFRANQVIEALNNIKETATDEAEWTSQMAQARFFRGLFHFYLHTTFNNGSIIIRDAVPATNEDFSKALSPASDVISFVREDLEYAYANLYKNGEYPDNDLAKVTSGAAATILGTSYLYELDYSKAMVYFDDVINNHGYSLETDLTKMFTTAGEFNRESILEINFSEENTRLDLPPWDGDSGTNWINVRTAQTRSATGPAWIVNAYKTEPMDPLDSRNYYTDPNTSSVSLRSVPLRNSSMMAVVDDNETTYYLTGTTSEYGRFGGANWGFGWWKKYTNDDIVSTESQLPGGQAYSTKNVTLNRLADVLLMQAECKIKTGDVEGAIKLINQIRKRWGLVLLGRPNGDTTRTYDKEDTDAEYTADELMQRLMRVEKPLEMGVEGHNIRFLDFQRWKKSDNYGFKDRLKELSEEVYYGVDFSYTKRSNNQTVTRGNFPSLVNELPTVNSTAVDYEYDTPYLNYDEAKNGTYPIPFAEVNSNPNIN from the coding sequence ATGAAACAATTAATTTTTAAATATTTTATATTCATTTTTACTTTAGGAGTGTTAAGCTCTTGTGATGCAGATGAATTTTTAGAACAAAAGAACCCAAACTTAATATCTACAGATAATTATTGGAGAAATTTAGCGGAAACTCAAACAGGTTTAAATGCTGTTTATCAAACACTACATAAACCAGCTATTTTAAATAAGTTTGAAGAAATGTTACGTTCAGATATGGGATATCCTGGTTATGGTCGCCCAAATCCAAACAATACAGAAGATTTCTATTTACACTTATATAATGGAAGTAGTTTGGCAATCTTAAATAAATGGCAAGATTCTTATTTAGGTATTTTTAGAGCAAACCAAGTAATTGAAGCTTTAAATAATATAAAAGAGACAGCAACAGATGAAGCAGAATGGACTTCGCAAATGGCGCAAGCACGTTTCTTTAGAGGGTTATTTCACTTTTATTTACACACCACTTTTAATAATGGAAGTATTATTATAAGAGATGCGGTACCTGCTACCAATGAAGATTTTTCAAAAGCATTATCTCCTGCGTCGGATGTAATTAGTTTTGTTAGAGAAGATTTAGAATATGCGTATGCTAACTTGTATAAAAATGGAGAATACCCAGACAATGATTTGGCTAAAGTTACTTCTGGTGCAGCTGCAACAATTTTAGGTACTAGCTATTTATACGAATTAGACTATAGTAAAGCAATGGTTTATTTTGATGATGTAATTAATAATCATGGTTATTCTTTAGAAACAGATTTAACTAAGATGTTTACAACTGCTGGTGAATTTAATAGAGAATCTATTTTAGAAATTAATTTTTCTGAAGAAAACACAAGATTAGATTTACCACCTTGGGATGGAGATTCAGGAACAAACTGGATAAACGTTCGTACAGCACAAACACGTTCTGCAACTGGACCAGCATGGATTGTAAATGCATACAAAACAGAACCTATGGATCCTTTAGATTCTAGAAATTACTATACAGATCCTAACACATCTAGCGTTAGTTTAAGAAGCGTACCATTAAGAAACTCTTCTATGATGGCGGTTGTAGACGACAATGAAACAACGTATTACTTAACAGGAACTACTAGTGAATACGGTAGATTTGGAGGAGCCAATTGGGGCTTCGGTTGGTGGAAAAAGTACACCAATGATGATATTGTTTCTACAGAAAGTCAACTTCCTGGTGGACAAGCATATTCTACTAAAAATGTAACTCTTAATAGATTGGCAGATGTTTTATTAATGCAAGCAGAATGTAAAATAAAAACAGGTGATGTAGAAGGAGCAATCAAATTAATAAACCAGATTAGAAAAAGATGGGGATTGGTGCTTTTAGGAAGACCAAATGGAGATACTACTCGTACGTATGACAAAGAAGATACTGATGCAGAATACACGGCAGATGAATTGATGCAACGTTTAATGAGAGTTGAAAAACCTTTAGAAATGGGAGTAGAAGGTCATAACATAAGATTTTTAGATTTCCAAAGATGGAAAAAATCTGATAACTATGGTTTTAAAGACCGATTAAAAGAATTGTCTGAAGAAGTATATTACGGAGTAGACTTTTCATATACAAAAAGAAGTAATAACCAAACGGTTACAAGAGGTAATTTTCCTTCATTAGTAAACGAATTACCAACAGTAAATTCTACTGCTGTAGATTATGAATATGATACACCATATTTAAATTATGATGAAGCTAAAAATGGTACGTATCCTATTCCTTTTGCAGAGGTAAATTCTAACCCAAACATAAATTAA
- a CDS encoding mandelate racemase/muconate lactonizing enzyme family protein — MTIEKIEAFVLKDTLSKSFFFSQWEYAERCICVVKVTASNGQHGWGEAYGPATMVEAGIKLLESTVVGENPLENEVIWNKMYRKTLDFSRRGVYMASVSAIDIAIWDLKGKILGLPVSTLLGGAHRKKIQPYATGLYFTNHDNFSDGFVEEAKLYVSQGFKAMKMKVGLGIKEDVANVKLIRETIGPDIALMVDSNHAYTFREAVELSRKIEKYDIGWFEEPISPEFYEQYSELREKTTIPIAGGECEYLRFGFNELIKNKSVDILQPDVCASGGLTEAKRIAALASANGIDLIPHTWGTSIGLHVGLHFIANLEAIPGRMYQADYLIEFDQTENGLRDNLTFPKLEMKDGMLEVPNRPGLGIDVDEDVLRKYCISSTTNEIEVEKLLNK; from the coding sequence ATGACAATAGAAAAAATAGAAGCGTTTGTTCTTAAAGATACTTTATCTAAAAGTTTTTTCTTTTCACAATGGGAATATGCAGAACGTTGTATCTGTGTTGTTAAAGTAACAGCCTCTAACGGTCAACACGGTTGGGGAGAGGCTTATGGTCCTGCTACAATGGTAGAAGCAGGTATAAAATTATTAGAATCAACTGTGGTAGGAGAAAATCCTTTAGAAAATGAAGTAATTTGGAACAAAATGTACCGAAAGACGTTAGATTTTTCTAGAAGAGGTGTTTATATGGCATCAGTTAGTGCTATAGATATTGCTATCTGGGATTTAAAAGGTAAAATTTTAGGATTACCAGTTTCAACATTATTAGGAGGTGCACATAGAAAGAAAATACAACCATATGCAACAGGTTTATACTTTACAAATCACGATAATTTTTCTGATGGTTTTGTAGAAGAAGCTAAATTATACGTTTCTCAAGGTTTTAAAGCCATGAAAATGAAAGTTGGTTTAGGCATCAAAGAAGATGTAGCTAATGTAAAATTAATTAGAGAAACTATTGGACCAGACATCGCTTTAATGGTAGATTCTAATCATGCCTATACTTTTAGAGAAGCAGTTGAGCTTTCTAGGAAAATAGAAAAATACGATATTGGTTGGTTTGAAGAACCAATTTCACCAGAGTTTTATGAACAGTATAGCGAGTTAAGAGAAAAGACGACGATTCCTATTGCAGGTGGAGAATGTGAATATTTACGATTTGGATTTAATGAATTAATCAAAAATAAATCTGTAGATATTTTGCAACCAGATGTTTGTGCAAGTGGAGGTTTAACAGAAGCAAAAAGAATTGCTGCTTTGGCAAGTGCAAATGGTATCGATTTAATTCCACATACTTGGGGGACTTCTATTGGTTTACATGTTGGTTTGCATTTTATAGCGAACTTAGAGGCGATTCCTGGAAGAATGTATCAAGCAGATTACCTAATAGAGTTTGATCAAACAGAAAACGGATTAAGAGACAACTTAACATTTCCTAAATTAGAAATGAAAGATGGTATGTTAGAAGTGCCCAATAGGCCCGGTTTAGGGATTGATGTAGATGAAGATGTTTTACGTAAGTATTGTATCAGTAGTACTACCAATGAAATAGAAGTTGAAAAATTATTAAATAAATAA
- a CDS encoding NAD-dependent succinate-semialdehyde dehydrogenase — translation MKTQNFGYKKLYIDGQLVDAVSGEREDVICPATGEVIAQVAKAGKADAEKALISSQKGFKYWSKLSLIERTVWMLKLRDAILEKSDELRNAMVHEMGKTYAGSEEDILRLTESLEWYPNAMKNLREEQIPDYDGTHTHKMISKPAGVAIAYLAWNFPLLNVGYKIGPALASGCSLIIKPSTLSPLSAYMVGEILESINFPAGVVTILAGSSSEVATPMTTSKIPAVITMIGSTQTGQRIIADSTTSIKKLGMELGGNAPFIVFEDADLELALDLAIGLKFGNTGQICVAANRIFVHKNIYDKFLKEYVKRASALKIGFGTKENPDVFMGPLASRGSRDRMFELIEDAVSKGAKLEYGGSIPEDLPEGGNWMQPTIISGTTTEMKLFREETFGPIAGVMSFDTDDEVLELANDTEFGLASYIFTNNNKRIERFTEDLEFGEIQINGVKYAIYLPHGGFKNSGIGHDCSHLALDDYLVKKRITSAL, via the coding sequence ATGAAGACTCAAAACTTCGGATATAAAAAATTATACATTGATGGTCAGTTAGTAGATGCTGTTAGTGGAGAAAGAGAAGATGTTATTTGCCCAGCAACAGGAGAAGTAATTGCTCAGGTTGCAAAAGCAGGAAAAGCAGATGCAGAAAAAGCATTGATCTCATCACAAAAAGGTTTTAAATATTGGTCTAAACTTTCTTTAATAGAAAGAACCGTTTGGATGTTAAAATTGCGTGATGCAATTTTAGAAAAATCAGATGAGTTAAGAAATGCAATGGTGCATGAAATGGGGAAAACCTATGCAGGTTCTGAAGAAGATATATTAAGACTTACAGAGTCATTAGAATGGTACCCAAATGCCATGAAAAATTTAAGAGAAGAGCAAATTCCTGATTATGATGGTACGCATACTCATAAAATGATTTCGAAACCAGCGGGAGTTGCTATTGCTTATTTAGCATGGAATTTTCCGTTATTAAATGTTGGGTATAAAATAGGGCCAGCATTGGCTTCTGGATGTTCTTTAATTATTAAACCATCAACACTATCACCTTTATCTGCATATATGGTAGGTGAAATTTTAGAAAGTATCAATTTTCCAGCCGGTGTGGTTACCATCTTAGCAGGTTCTAGTAGCGAAGTGGCAACACCAATGACAACTAGTAAAATTCCTGCAGTAATTACCATGATTGGTTCTACGCAAACAGGACAAAGAATTATTGCTGATAGTACAACTTCTATCAAAAAATTAGGAATGGAATTAGGAGGAAATGCTCCTTTTATTGTTTTTGAAGATGCCGATTTAGAGTTGGCTTTAGATTTAGCAATCGGATTAAAATTTGGAAATACAGGTCAGATTTGTGTGGCTGCAAACAGAATTTTCGTTCATAAAAATATCTATGACAAATTCTTAAAGGAATATGTAAAAAGAGCATCAGCATTAAAAATAGGTTTTGGAACTAAAGAAAATCCAGATGTATTTATGGGCCCTTTGGCTTCTAGGGGATCTAGAGACAGAATGTTTGAGTTAATTGAAGATGCTGTAAGTAAAGGAGCAAAATTAGAATATGGAGGAAGTATTCCTGAAGATTTACCTGAAGGAGGAAACTGGATGCAACCAACCATTATTTCTGGTACTACAACAGAAATGAAATTGTTTAGAGAAGAAACTTTTGGTCCTATTGCAGGTGTAATGTCTTTTGATACTGATGATGAAGTTTTAGAATTAGCAAACGATACAGAATTTGGTTTAGCTTCTTATATTTTTACAAACAATAACAAGAGAATAGAAAGATTTACAGAAGATTTAGAGTTTGGAGAAATTCAAATTAATGGTGTAAAATATGCTATTTATTTACCTCACGGTGGATTTAAAAATAGTGGAATTGGACACGATTGTTCACACCTAGCTTTAGATGATTATTTAGTTAAGAAACGTATTACATCAGCACTATAA
- a CDS encoding HpcH/HpaI aldolase family protein, with product MTKNLLQASLKEGKTLYGPFCKVQDPAMVEIAALGGFDFVIIDMEHGPYSIESTQNMIRAAEARGITPVVRVTENSETLILRTLDIGVKCIQVPQICTKADAERLVKSTKFYPKGERGMCRYVRAAEYTNISAADHFGKANNDITTIIHIEGMEGINNLEEIVQVDGIDVIFLGPYDLSQSCGVPGLVNDPKVVDAMKGAVETAKKYGKFVGTFTETPEKAKMWKDIGVQYISYAVDVGLVMNSFKEITAQLKA from the coding sequence ATGACGAAAAATTTATTACAAGCTAGTTTAAAGGAGGGTAAAACACTTTACGGTCCTTTTTGTAAAGTACAAGACCCTGCAATGGTAGAAATTGCTGCTTTAGGAGGTTTCGATTTTGTTATTATAGACATGGAGCATGGTCCTTACAGCATAGAATCTACTCAGAATATGATTAGAGCTGCAGAGGCTAGAGGAATTACACCTGTTGTAAGAGTTACAGAAAATTCTGAAACTTTAATTCTAAGAACTTTAGATATTGGAGTTAAATGCATTCAGGTTCCGCAAATATGTACCAAAGCAGATGCGGAAAGATTAGTAAAATCTACCAAGTTTTATCCGAAAGGAGAAAGAGGTATGTGCAGATATGTAAGAGCAGCAGAGTATACAAATATTAGTGCAGCTGATCATTTTGGAAAAGCAAATAATGATATTACAACCATTATTCACATAGAAGGAATGGAAGGTATTAATAACTTAGAAGAAATTGTACAAGTAGATGGTATTGATGTGATCTTTTTAGGTCCTTATGATTTATCTCAATCTTGTGGTGTTCCTGGTTTGGTTAATGATCCTAAAGTAGTCGATGCTATGAAAGGTGCTGTAGAAACTGCTAAAAAATACGGTAAGTTTGTAGGTACTTTTACAGAGACTCCAGAGAAAGCAAAAATGTGGAAAGACATTGGTGTACAATATATTTCTTATGCGGTAGATGTTGGTTTAGTTATGAATTCTTTTAAAGAAATTACTGCACAACTTAAAGCTTAA
- a CDS encoding T9SS type A sorting domain-containing protein, whose product MKKNYFTLLIAIFLVGFTNAQTTIFDSTFDEASYDAEDVNTNLNNHADWTAGHFGNANSWRANGDSDLIQVGANFSYSSLTSTTSAITGVDGDVITVKTIVQLGNNPQIFATTGSLNNLILLGLLPDNTPENSNENKEAGQKREGVLIQADPADGGKLRLTNAGSSGPFTGAEISQADKAAYEVIVEYTIGASADESSKTVRITNVSSGESSVSSKSNKLRGEIYTAITGAGAYYFNWALNFYQKEDSTINAIYVNSLTITKNDAVLSTPTFNNFEFSMSPNPANNLLNINSKETLNKVEIFNLLGKKVLSTTKTKSIDVSSLTKSVYLVKISSDKGISTKKLVKN is encoded by the coding sequence ATGAAAAAAAATTACTTTACTTTATTAATTGCTATTTTTTTGGTTGGTTTTACCAATGCTCAGACAACGATATTTGACTCAACTTTTGATGAAGCTTCTTACGATGCCGAAGACGTAAATACGAACTTAAATAACCATGCAGATTGGACTGCTGGTCATTTTGGTAATGCTAATTCTTGGAGAGCTAATGGAGATAGCGATTTAATTCAAGTTGGAGCTAACTTTTCTTATTCTTCATTAACAAGTACTACTTCTGCAATAACCGGTGTAGATGGCGATGTTATTACTGTAAAAACAATTGTTCAATTAGGGAATAACCCACAAATTTTTGCAACAACAGGTTCTCTCAACAACCTTATCTTACTTGGTTTATTACCAGATAACACTCCAGAAAACTCAAATGAGAACAAAGAAGCTGGACAAAAAAGAGAAGGTGTTCTAATTCAAGCAGATCCTGCAGATGGAGGTAAATTAAGATTAACAAATGCGGGTAGTTCTGGTCCTTTTACTGGTGCAGAAATTAGTCAAGCAGATAAAGCAGCTTATGAAGTTATAGTTGAATATACGATAGGTGCATCTGCAGATGAATCTAGTAAAACTGTTCGTATCACAAATGTTAGTTCTGGTGAATCTTCTGTTTCTTCAAAGTCTAATAAATTAAGAGGTGAAATTTATACTGCCATTACTGGTGCTGGAGCTTATTATTTTAATTGGGCTTTAAATTTTTATCAAAAAGAGGATAGTACTATTAATGCCATCTACGTAAATAGTTTAACTATTACTAAAAACGATGCTGTATTATCTACTCCAACTTTCAATAATTTTGAATTTTCTATGTCTCCTAATCCTGCAAATAACCTTTTAAATATTAACTCTAAAGAAACGCTTAATAAAGTTGAAATCTTTAATCTGTTAGGAAAAAAAGTACTTTCTACTACCAAAACAAAATCGATAGATGTTTCTTCTTTAACTAAATCTGTTTATTTAGTTAAAATATCTTCAGACAAAGGAATCTCTACAAAGAAATTAGTTAAAAACTAA
- a CDS encoding substrate-binding domain-containing protein produces MIKIKDIAREAKVSEGTVDRVIHNRGGVSKKTEARIRKILDHHNFSVNPVASALAMKNKQQISILIPEYNDDDLFWKSPYMGLLKATNDVVSFGVHVNSFTYNQYDPVYYLNTFKELLKTKPTGVIMVPNFSKETQLIVDELEALDIPYIFLNIDIKGFNNIAYVGQDSYTAGYIAGKLMKFNIPDASEILIIQSRYNITKNNAVSNRIEGFNNYFLKNNINYKVQTLKIENLKNSLETKGIINDYLNTHPQIKGIFVPSSRIYIVVDCIEDSHLKNIELIGFDNTPQNTQCLLNDSVSFLISQKPFDQGYEAVRILSDFLIHNKIPNTKTHLPIDILIKENVKYNM; encoded by the coding sequence ATGATAAAAATAAAAGATATTGCCAGAGAAGCAAAAGTCTCTGAAGGCACTGTAGATAGAGTAATACACAACAGAGGTGGTGTTTCTAAGAAAACGGAAGCAAGAATTAGAAAAATTCTTGACCATCATAATTTTAGCGTGAATCCGGTTGCCAGCGCTCTTGCTATGAAAAATAAACAGCAAATATCTATTTTAATCCCAGAATATAATGATGATGACTTATTTTGGAAATCGCCTTATATGGGGCTTTTAAAAGCAACCAACGATGTTGTAAGTTTTGGAGTACATGTCAATAGTTTTACATACAATCAGTACGATCCAGTTTATTATTTAAATACGTTTAAAGAGTTGCTAAAAACAAAGCCAACTGGAGTAATCATGGTACCCAATTTTTCTAAAGAGACCCAGCTAATTGTAGATGAGTTAGAGGCTTTAGACATTCCCTATATTTTTTTAAATATTGATATTAAAGGATTTAACAACATAGCATATGTTGGTCAAGATTCTTATACCGCAGGTTATATTGCAGGTAAATTAATGAAATTTAACATTCCAGATGCCTCAGAAATTTTAATAATTCAATCTCGATACAACATCACCAAAAACAATGCGGTTTCGAATAGGATTGAAGGTTTTAATAATTATTTTTTAAAAAATAACATTAATTATAAAGTGCAAACTTTAAAAATTGAAAATTTAAAGAACTCTCTAGAAACAAAAGGAATCATCAACGACTACCTAAACACACACCCGCAAATAAAAGGAATTTTTGTTCCCTCTAGTAGAATTTATATTGTGGTAGATTGCATAGAGGATTCACATTTAAAAAACATAGAATTAATAGGTTTTGATAATACTCCGCAAAACACCCAATGCCTTTTAAACGATAGTGTTTCTTTTTTAATCTCTCAAAAACCCTTTGATCAAGGTTATGAAGCAGTAAGAATATTATCTGATTTTTTAATTCACAATAAAATACCGAATACAAAAACACACCTCCCTATAGATATTCTTATAAAAGAAAATGTAAAATACAACATGTGA